The Phormidium sp. PBR-2020 DNA segment TCTTTACGCCAATAGACTCGATGTCCTCGCACCTCGGCTCCATGGTCTTGCAGGCACTTTAACCAGGGTCGATATCGTCTAATCGCTTCTGGGTTATCGAGGAGTCCCCATTTTTGTTCTTGTCGGCTGAGTCGAGTAAAACGGTCGTATTGGGGATAGTCTGGGGTGACAAGTTCTTCTTTTTTATGCAGAATAAAGGGGTTTTCAAATAACTCATACTCGTAGCGACGAACCCGCAGGTCTTGCAGGTCAATTTGCATGATGGTTTTGATGATGGGATGTCCTTCTTGGTCGAAATCGGGGCAGTAGAAATAGGAGATTTTGGGGCGCTGGGTGTGAATCTGAATTAGGGTGGTGTCGTCCATTCTGCCAATGGTGTGGCTGGCGCAGCCTTCGTAGAGCCGTAAGATGGGGTCGAGCTGATTGAAGGCGCTAATATGAACGGTTAGTCCCCTCGGCGATCGCTGCCCAATGTCACTGCGATCGCACAACTGACTCAATCGCTCTAAGTTTCCCAAACCATATAACATTAAATCTGCCGCCATTAACGCCTGCTTATAATTCCCAAAAAAGGCGCGAATGTCATATTGAATGGCTAAATCTAAATCGCTAAAACGGGGGCGATCGCCCAAAGCGGTTAGAGCTAAATAAATCAATAGTTCTTGGCGGCGACGTTCGGAAATCTCATCCCACTCCGCCTCATCGGTGGCTTGCAGTACCACGCGAAAAGCGCGACGAACACTGCCAAAGATATCCACAATATCCGCTTCTTCGGGTAACTCCGTAGGTTTAGGAAGGCGGCCGCGATCGCCAAAAAACTGCATCAGCGGCTGTAACGTTTCCTGATACTCCTCAAACCGCTGTACCGACACTCGTACCCGAGGGGTTTGAGTGCGAGAACGCAAGCGAGATACCCGAAAGGCCTCCCGCTGTTCCAAATTACGAAACACCCCATATACTCCCAACCCCAGCGGGAGGGAATCCACCCTCAAAACGCCGTCAATATAAGCCTTTAACTCCTCCTGTTCATAATATTTCTGAAACGTTCCCCGCTGAGTAACCACTCCATCGCCATAGACCAATTCTCCCTCATCGCGATCGCCCACCAACACCTGAGCCGACACCAGCAAAACCTCCTCCGTCAAGTGCCAAGCCTTTTGCAAGGCTTCCCGACGTTCCTGAGGGTCTTCAATCACATTAATGACATAGCCCAAATTCACAAACCCAGCCGGTTCTAAGGGCGTATCCGGTTGATAATAAGGGTCCCATCCCCGAGTTACAATCCCCCGTTCATTGAGCCGCTTTACATCCCCACCATAGCCACATCCATAGTCAAAAGTGGACGTTTCAGGGGTTAACAATCCCGCCTCCAATGCTAACTTAATCGGACGAGACAAATCATGGCGCACCATCGCTGCGCGGTGACGTTCAATGCTTGCTTTCAGGGGGTTATGGGTTTCTCGGCGGATTAACTGATGTCCCTGAATCTCGACCCCCATATCTTGCAAATAGCGTTGCCAATTTGCCCGAGTGCCAATATGGCGGGTATTGTCGAGTAGGCCTAACTGTTCCTCTTGCTGGGTTAAGGTAACAAACTGCTCATAACCGGGATAATTCTCTTGTACAAAAGTTTCCTTGCGATGCAGAATCGGGGGATTTTCTGAACTGTGGTAGTTGCGTTGACTGACAGTTTTCTGTTGTAAGTTCACCAGGATACTTTGCACCAAGGCCGGATGCGGATTGGCATCAAAGTCAGGATAAGACAGATAAGACAGTTGTGGATGCGTCAGAGAGAACTTGACGAGGGTAGTCTGTTCGAGTTGTTCAACCTCTGTGGCGGCGTAAGCTTCATAGAGGCGCAGGGGAAGGGGAAGACTCTCCAGCGCACTGCGATGGACATAGAAGGCGCGGGGGAGAAGTTTCCCGACGCGACTCTCGTGACAGGCGCTCACCATCTCCTCATGGGGGAGTTGTTCGAGGAGTTCCGTTCCATCTTGCGGCGTTGACACCAACAGTCCCACCTCTCGGGCCATGTCAATGAGAGCTTGTAGGGAATCAGAGACGGTGGCTGGGGGAGTCATGACCAGGAGGGGTGAGGGGTGAGCGGATGGAGATTAGTCCGGTTTGGGGATGATGGAAAACTCGACTCCATCCTTCTCAAGATAATCGTAACTGAGGTAATCTGTCACATTGGTATCCGTCAGTTCCAGATTATAGAAATCGACCGTTTCCGCCTCAAAATAGGGGCCAGCGTGCCAGGTTCCGCGATGCAGCTTCACGAAACAGGTTCCGGGGATGTGAAAGGCTTTGAGGCGCGTTGCATCGGGGCAGTTGCCCTGAGTGGGAGGGGCAACCGCCAAATACCAGTTTTGTCCCTGTAAGGACCCTAAACATTGACTGCAACGCTCATGACGAGTAATTTGGTGGAAGCGATAGCCGCGATGATGCAGTCGCATCAGATAGAAGCGAGGTTGTCCTTGGTTTAACTCTAACTGGGCATCTTGCTCGTCAAAGGGTTTGCCATCCTCTTGAGGGGTAATCAGTTGGCCATAGGGGGCAAAACTCTCGGCGGTAATCGGTTCGGGGGGGAGTTCTCGAAGCTGGGTCAGCATCGGTGTAATTGGGGGTGTTTACAGCGCGATCGCCCCCCATCATAACTTGTCAGGGTTGATGCCGGGCGATCGCAAATACCCAACTCCACGTCCAGTTTTAGCAGTCAGATAAAGCTGCGTTGCGGGCTGGGTTATACTTTCAGTTGATCCGATGTGGTAGGTTATGATCGGACAAACTCCTATGGGTCCATCCCTTGATGCAAACGCAAGGTAAACCATCATGACCCACATCACCTTAAATCACCTCAACCCCCAAATCACCGAACAGCTTCAGCAACGCGCCAGCGAAAATGGTCGCACTGTCGAAGCCGAAATTGCCGCGATTTTGGAGAGCGTCTTAAATCCAAAACCATCCCAACCATCCCCCGCAGGTTTGGCGACGGCAATACAGCGCCGCTTTGCTGACATCGAAGATTTTGAAATTCCAGAGATGCCCAGAGACGCGATCAGAACGCCCCCGACTTTTGAATGATTGTTCTCGATACAAATGTTGTTTCCGAGTTAATGAATCCAAGGGGTTCTCCAACGGTTAAATCTTGGGCCAACTCACAGCCTAGGGAAAATTTGGTGACAACCACCATTACGCAAGCCGAAATTTTATATGGCATTGCCCTTCTGCCAGAGGGACGCCGCAAACAGAAGCTCCAGAATGCTGCTCGGGCCACATTCGACCAGGATTTCCTCAATAAAATTCTGCTTTTCGACTTGGACTCTGCGGAATACTTTGCCCATATTGCTGCTAATCGACGCAGCCAGGGCCTCCCCATTTCGCAATTTGACGCTCAAATTGCCGCCATTTGTCGGGCACACGGAGCAACGATCGCCACTCGCAATGTCGATGATTTCATCAACTGCAGACTGGAAATTATCAATCCTTGGGAATAACTCATATCGATGGGAGTGCGATCGCCCACCTAATCTAACCTCCCGTCAGACTATAGAGCTTCACACACTACTTCAGGTTTTACACGTCCAACACCCGGCAGAGTTCTCCATAAATCGCTCGACGTTGGTTGTTCATCACCTGATCATACCTCGTCAGGGTTGATGCCCTGCGATCGCAACAACTGCGCCAGTCGTTCTGCTCGTTGGCGTTCCTCCTGTAATTCCTGTTCCCGTTGTTCTGCTCGGTGGCGTTCCTCCTGTAATTCCTGTTCCCGTTGTTCTCCCCGTTGGCGTTCCTCTTCTAAGGCCAATTCCGCTCGTTTGGCCCGTTCATCCCCCGTCAATAGCAAATTTCCCCGACTATCCCACCACCGTAGCCAGGGTAAGACCATGTTGCCATAGCGTCCTTGCCAAATCCCCAACTCAACCCCCAGTTGTGGAATTGAATAATGACCCCGTTCATTGGCACTGACGAGTTCATAGCGGTTTTCAACTAAGTGATAGACCTCAACTTGGGCGTTCTGAACCTCGTAAATTCCATAAAAGGCAGGGCGAATAATCTGTTCAT contains these protein-coding regions:
- a CDS encoding type II toxin-antitoxin system VapC family toxin; protein product: MIVLDTNVVSELMNPRGSPTVKSWANSQPRENLVTTTITQAEILYGIALLPEGRRKQKLQNAARATFDQDFLNKILLFDLDSAEYFAHIAANRRSQGLPISQFDAQIAAICRAHGATIATRNVDDFINCRLEIINPWE
- a CDS encoding DNA phosphorothioation-associated putative methyltransferase — its product is MTPPATVSDSLQALIDMAREVGLLVSTPQDGTELLEQLPHEEMVSACHESRVGKLLPRAFYVHRSALESLPLPLRLYEAYAATEVEQLEQTTLVKFSLTHPQLSYLSYPDFDANPHPALVQSILVNLQQKTVSQRNYHSSENPPILHRKETFVQENYPGYEQFVTLTQQEEQLGLLDNTRHIGTRANWQRYLQDMGVEIQGHQLIRRETHNPLKASIERHRAAMVRHDLSRPIKLALEAGLLTPETSTFDYGCGYGGDVKRLNERGIVTRGWDPYYQPDTPLEPAGFVNLGYVINVIEDPQERREALQKAWHLTEEVLLVSAQVLVGDRDEGELVYGDGVVTQRGTFQKYYEQEELKAYIDGVLRVDSLPLGLGVYGVFRNLEQREAFRVSRLRSRTQTPRVRVSVQRFEEYQETLQPLMQFFGDRGRLPKPTELPEEADIVDIFGSVRRAFRVVLQATDEAEWDEISERRRQELLIYLALTALGDRPRFSDLDLAIQYDIRAFFGNYKQALMAADLMLYGLGNLERLSQLCDRSDIGQRSPRGLTVHISAFNQLDPILRLYEGCASHTIGRMDDTTLIQIHTQRPKISYFYCPDFDQEGHPIIKTIMQIDLQDLRVRRYEYELFENPFILHKKEELVTPDYPQYDRFTRLSRQEQKWGLLDNPEAIRRYRPWLKCLQDHGAEVRGHRVYWRKDVDPYQKRVIEAQKKSRLKR
- a CDS encoding Arc family DNA-binding protein gives rise to the protein MTHITLNHLNPQITEQLQQRASENGRTVEAEIAAILESVLNPKPSQPSPAGLATAIQRRFADIEDFEIPEMPRDAIRTPPTFE
- a CDS encoding ureidoglycolate lyase; translation: MLTQLRELPPEPITAESFAPYGQLITPQEDGKPFDEQDAQLELNQGQPRFYLMRLHHRGYRFHQITRHERCSQCLGSLQGQNWYLAVAPPTQGNCPDATRLKAFHIPGTCFVKLHRGTWHAGPYFEAETVDFYNLELTDTNVTDYLSYDYLEKDGVEFSIIPKPD